In one Niallia taxi genomic region, the following are encoded:
- a CDS encoding YqzL family protein, giving the protein MLDYTWKVFSQTGNIDTYLLFKEIEKANHEMPNTQNEELADIDYPIS; this is encoded by the coding sequence ATGTTAGACTATACCTGGAAGGTTTTCTCGCAGACAGGTAACATAGACACTTATCTACTTTTTAAGGAAATAGAAAAGGCTAACCATGAAATGCCGAATACTCAGAATGAAGAGCTAGCAGATATTGATTATCCCATCTCATAG
- the recO gene encoding DNA repair protein RecO — MLEKCEGIVIRTTDYGETNKITTLYTREWGKVGVMARGAKKTNSRLSAVTQPFTYAYYLVQRSSGLGLMQQGEMITSFRAIKEDIMLTAYASYVAELTDRCTEDKKPNPFHFELLHQTMNYMNEGYDAQILTNIYEMKMLNVIGMYPVLDKCTICGATDGQFSFSIREGGLICHRCLEHDPYHYKISQAAVKLLRVFYYFDLGRLGNISVKEATKEELNTIISAYYDEYSGLYLKSKKFLQSMKSFGSDFMKNSPNINKNKDEG, encoded by the coding sequence ATGCTAGAAAAATGTGAAGGCATCGTCATTAGAACGACAGATTATGGAGAGACAAACAAGATTACAACATTATATACCCGCGAATGGGGCAAGGTTGGTGTAATGGCAAGGGGAGCAAAGAAGACAAACAGCAGGCTTTCTGCTGTTACCCAGCCTTTTACATATGCTTATTATTTAGTACAGCGCTCAAGCGGACTTGGTCTAATGCAGCAAGGTGAGATGATAACAAGCTTCCGAGCAATTAAAGAGGATATTATGCTGACAGCGTATGCGAGTTATGTTGCTGAACTGACAGATCGCTGTACAGAGGATAAAAAGCCAAACCCTTTTCATTTTGAGTTGTTGCACCAAACAATGAATTACATGAATGAAGGTTATGATGCACAAATATTGACAAATATTTATGAAATGAAAATGCTTAACGTCATTGGCATGTATCCGGTTTTGGATAAATGTACAATTTGCGGTGCTACTGACGGGCAGTTTTCCTTTTCCATTCGAGAGGGTGGCCTTATCTGTCATCGCTGCTTAGAGCATGATCCGTACCATTATAAAATATCCCAGGCAGCTGTTAAGCTGCTGCGGGTTTTTTATTATTTTGATTTGGGCAGACTAGGTAACATCTCTGTCAAGGAAGCTACAAAGGAAGAGCTGAATACCATTATTTCAGCTTATTATGATGAATATTCAGGCTTATACTTGAAATCAAAAAAATTCCTTCAGTCCATGAAAAGCTTTGGCAGTGACTTTATGAAAAACAGCCCAAATATTAATAAGAACAAAGACGAAGGTTGA
- the glyQ gene encoding glycine--tRNA ligase subunit alpha, which yields MNIQNMILTLQKHWSDYGCILMQAYDVEKGAGTMSPYTFLRAIGPEPWNVAYVEPSRRPVDGRYGENPNRLYQHHQFQVIMKPSPDNIQELYLDSLKALGINPLEHDIRFVEDNWENPSLGCAGLGWEVWLDGMEITQFTYFQQVGGLECKPVSVEITYGIERLASYIQDKENVFDLEWTDGFTIRDIFYQPEFEHSKYTFETSDVDMLFHLFSVYEKEAHRQMDEGLVHPAYDYVLKCSHVFNLLDARGAISVTERTGYIGRCRTLARKVAKTFYEEREKLGFPILKGKEV from the coding sequence ATGAATATTCAAAACATGATTTTAACACTGCAAAAGCATTGGTCAGATTATGGTTGTATTTTAATGCAGGCATATGACGTAGAAAAAGGGGCTGGAACAATGAGCCCTTATACCTTCTTAAGAGCAATCGGCCCTGAGCCTTGGAATGTGGCTTATGTTGAGCCATCCAGAAGACCTGTTGATGGACGTTACGGGGAGAATCCTAACCGTTTGTATCAGCATCACCAATTCCAAGTTATCATGAAGCCATCACCAGATAATATTCAAGAATTGTATTTGGACTCTCTTAAAGCACTTGGTATTAACCCGCTTGAGCATGATATCCGTTTTGTTGAGGATAACTGGGAAAATCCATCATTAGGATGTGCTGGTTTAGGCTGGGAAGTTTGGCTTGACGGGATGGAAATCACTCAATTCACATACTTCCAACAGGTTGGCGGTTTAGAATGTAAGCCTGTTTCAGTTGAAATCACATATGGTATTGAAAGACTTGCTTCTTATATTCAAGATAAAGAAAATGTATTTGATTTAGAGTGGACAGACGGCTTTACAATCAGAGACATCTTCTATCAGCCAGAATTTGAACACAGTAAATATACATTTGAAACGTCAGATGTGGATATGCTTTTCCACTTGTTTAGCGTATACGAAAAAGAAGCGCATCGCCAAATGGATGAAGGACTTGTGCATCCGGCATATGACTATGTATTAAAATGCTCTCACGTCTTCAACCTTCTTGACGCAAGAGGTGCCATTTCTGTTACAGAGCGCACAGGCTATATTGGAAGATGCCGGACGCTTGCACGTAAAGTTGCTAAAACATTTTATGAAGAGCGTGAGAAATTAGGATTCCCTATTTTAAAAGGCAAGGAGGTTTGA
- the glyS gene encoding glycine--tRNA ligase subunit beta, protein MSKKDLLLEIGLEEMPARFVTSSMNSLKEKVEAWLNEKQLQFDAIEAFSTPRRLAILVSQADEAQKDIEEEAKGPAKKIALDEKGEWSKAAAGFTRGQGATVEDIYFKEINGVEYAHVKKFIKGQATIDLLPALKDIILSLTFPKNMRWANNDLRYIRPIKWIAALFGDTVVPFSITGVETDRKSLGHRFLGEEISFAQPSNYKEALLSQFVIANPEDRKEAILSQIKKIGEENDWIIPIDADLLEEVNNLVEYPTALFGKFEESFLELPTEVLITSMKEHQRYFPVKSKDNTLLPYFITVRNGDHNHLEKVAKGNEKVLRARLADAAFFYKEDQKQDIDKLLAKLKSIVYHEEIGTLSEKVARVQGLTNNIADTLNFSADEKKNADRAAQISKFDLVTNMVYEFPELQGLMGEKYALQKGEAPAVAKAINEHYMPRHADDNTAASNGGAALALAEKLDTIVSFFAIGLIPTGSQDPYALRRQATGVVQTLMDKEWDLSLEELVSLAMHNVKGFAKTSEEELHKNIIDFFKARIKHILQAEGIRYDLIDAVLGDTLGSPASLLKKAKVLDSHKDDANFKNGIEALARVINIAKKAEVKGSVNSSLFENDEEGSLFQAVQSVKEKLTKDTEEDVYFTLLLSLESSIASYFDNTMVMSDNPSLKENRLNQMTELADIIKGFANVSEIMVK, encoded by the coding sequence ATGAGTAAAAAAGATTTATTGCTAGAGATCGGCTTAGAAGAAATGCCTGCCCGTTTTGTCACAAGCAGCATGAACAGCTTAAAAGAAAAGGTGGAAGCATGGCTGAATGAAAAGCAATTGCAATTTGATGCAATTGAAGCATTCTCTACACCAAGACGCCTTGCGATTCTCGTTTCTCAAGCGGATGAAGCGCAAAAGGATATTGAGGAAGAAGCAAAAGGCCCTGCTAAAAAGATTGCTCTTGATGAAAAAGGGGAATGGTCTAAGGCAGCTGCAGGCTTTACTAGAGGTCAAGGTGCGACGGTTGAAGATATTTATTTCAAGGAAATCAATGGTGTGGAATATGCACATGTTAAAAAATTCATTAAAGGCCAAGCAACAATTGATTTGCTGCCTGCATTAAAAGACATCATTTTAAGCTTGACGTTCCCAAAAAATATGCGTTGGGCAAATAATGACCTTCGTTATATTCGTCCAATTAAATGGATTGCCGCATTATTTGGAGATACAGTCGTTCCGTTTTCGATTACAGGTGTGGAAACAGACCGTAAATCGCTTGGTCACCGTTTCCTTGGAGAAGAAATCAGCTTTGCTCAGCCTAGCAATTATAAAGAAGCATTGCTAAGTCAGTTTGTCATTGCAAACCCTGAAGACCGTAAAGAAGCTATTCTCTCGCAAATTAAAAAGATTGGCGAAGAAAACGATTGGATTATCCCAATTGATGCAGATTTGCTGGAAGAAGTTAATAATCTAGTTGAATATCCGACAGCTCTCTTCGGTAAGTTTGAAGAATCCTTTTTAGAGCTTCCAACCGAAGTGCTGATTACAAGCATGAAGGAGCATCAGCGCTATTTCCCTGTTAAATCAAAGGATAATACATTGCTTCCTTACTTTATTACAGTGCGCAATGGTGACCATAACCATTTAGAAAAGGTTGCAAAAGGGAATGAAAAAGTATTAAGAGCTCGTCTTGCAGATGCTGCGTTCTTCTATAAAGAAGATCAAAAGCAGGATATTGACAAGCTTTTGGCGAAGTTAAAATCCATCGTATATCATGAAGAAATAGGCACACTTTCAGAAAAAGTTGCCAGAGTACAAGGGTTAACAAATAACATTGCTGATACGCTTAACTTCTCAGCAGATGAAAAGAAAAATGCAGATCGTGCTGCCCAAATTTCGAAATTTGACCTTGTTACAAACATGGTTTATGAGTTTCCAGAGCTACAAGGGCTTATGGGTGAAAAATATGCTTTGCAAAAAGGGGAAGCGCCTGCTGTTGCTAAGGCAATTAACGAACACTATATGCCGAGACACGCAGACGATAACACTGCCGCAAGCAATGGAGGTGCAGCACTTGCTCTTGCAGAAAAATTGGATACAATCGTTTCTTTCTTTGCTATCGGCTTGATTCCAACTGGTTCACAAGACCCTTATGCGCTGCGCAGACAGGCTACTGGTGTTGTACAGACATTGATGGATAAAGAGTGGGATTTATCTTTGGAAGAGCTTGTATCACTTGCTATGCATAATGTAAAAGGCTTTGCAAAAACTTCTGAAGAAGAACTGCATAAAAATATTATCGATTTCTTTAAGGCCCGTATTAAGCATATTCTTCAAGCAGAAGGTATTCGTTACGATTTAATTGATGCAGTTCTTGGCGATACACTTGGCAGTCCTGCAAGCCTGCTTAAAAAGGCTAAGGTGCTTGATAGCCATAAAGATGATGCTAACTTCAAAAATGGTATTGAAGCATTGGCACGTGTCATTAATATTGCCAAAAAGGCAGAAGTTAAAGGCTCTGTTAATTCATCCTTGTTTGAGAATGACGAGGAAGGCAGCTTGTTCCAAGCAGTGCAATCAGTGAAAGAGAAACTGACAAAGGATACAGAGGAAGACGTATACTTCACTTTGCTGCTATCTCTTGAATCATCCATTGCCTCGTATTTCGACAACACAATGGTAATGTCAGATAACCCGTCCTTGAAAGAAAATAGATTAAATCAAATGACAGAGCTGGCAGACATAATAAAAGGCTTTGCTAATGTTTCTGAAATAATGGTGAAATAA
- a CDS encoding helix-turn-helix transcriptional regulator produces the protein MKLNKRQQQIVEIVKANGPITGEHIAENLHLTRATLRPDLAILTMAGFLDARPRVGYFYTGKTSEQSERIGNLYVKDYYSCPVVASDTTSVYDAIVTMFTEDVGTIFIVDANNALAGVVSRKDMLRASIGKQELSSLPVTIIMTRMPNITYCYLDDKLVDVGKKLIEREIDSLPVVKEEQDGLKVIGRVTKTNITKALVNLSNE, from the coding sequence ATCAAACTGAATAAACGCCAACAGCAAATCGTGGAAATCGTAAAAGCGAATGGTCCAATAACGGGAGAGCATATTGCTGAAAACTTACATTTAACTAGAGCGACATTACGTCCTGATCTTGCCATCTTGACAATGGCTGGATTTCTCGATGCAAGGCCTCGTGTCGGCTATTTTTATACTGGCAAAACGTCAGAGCAATCAGAAAGAATTGGTAACTTGTATGTGAAGGATTATTATTCCTGTCCTGTTGTAGCAAGTGATACAACATCTGTATACGATGCAATTGTTACGATGTTTACAGAAGATGTCGGAACAATTTTTATCGTTGATGCTAATAATGCTCTTGCAGGTGTTGTTTCAAGAAAAGACATGCTAAGGGCAAGTATTGGCAAGCAGGAATTGTCGTCATTGCCTGTTACCATTATCATGACAAGAATGCCGAACATCACGTATTGTTACTTGGACGACAAGTTAGTTGATGTCGGTAAAAAGCTGATAGAGAGAGAAATAGATTCTCTGCCTGTTGTAAAAGAGGAACAAGATGGTCTTAAAGTAATCGGACGAGTGACAAAGACAAATATAACGAAAGCACTTGTGAACTTATCCAATGAATAG
- a CDS encoding pyruvate, water dikinase regulatory protein has protein sequence MTERQIIYVVSDSVGETAELVTKAAISQFSGHNVNVSIKRFPFVEDKSNIRDVIRQAKQEHGMIAYTLVKPEMRKYMQELAVEEGVYAADIIGPIIDQFQMLWGKTPLFEPGLVRKLDEDYFKKVEAIEFAVKYDDGRDPRGLEKADIILLGVSRTSKTPLSQFLAHKRVKVANVPIVPEVDPPKELFEVPAHKCFGLKISPKKLNNIRKERLISLGLSDSASYAQIERIEQEMAYFENIVDKIKCPVIDVTNKAVEETANIIFNLYYRAKNNHF, from the coding sequence ATGACTGAAAGGCAAATCATATATGTAGTATCCGATTCTGTCGGAGAGACAGCCGAACTCGTAACAAAAGCCGCAATAAGTCAGTTTTCCGGTCATAATGTGAATGTATCCATAAAAAGGTTTCCTTTTGTGGAAGATAAGTCAAATATCCGTGATGTGATTCGTCAAGCTAAACAAGAGCACGGAATGATTGCATATACACTCGTAAAGCCGGAAATGCGGAAATACATGCAGGAGCTTGCTGTTGAAGAAGGAGTTTATGCTGCAGATATCATTGGTCCAATCATCGACCAGTTTCAAATGCTATGGGGCAAAACTCCGCTTTTTGAACCAGGTCTAGTCAGAAAGCTGGATGAAGACTATTTCAAGAAAGTGGAAGCAATTGAGTTTGCTGTCAAATATGATGATGGAAGAGACCCAAGAGGCTTGGAAAAGGCAGACATTATTTTGCTTGGTGTTTCCAGAACTTCTAAAACACCTCTATCACAATTTCTTGCCCATAAGCGGGTGAAGGTTGCCAATGTGCCGATTGTCCCTGAAGTAGATCCTCCGAAGGAATTATTTGAGGTTCCAGCACATAAATGCTTTGGCTTAAAAATCAGCCCTAAAAAGCTGAATAACATTCGTAAGGAAAGATTAATTTCCTTAGGTTTAAGTGATAGTGCAAGCTATGCTCAAATTGAACGTATTGAGCAGGAAATGGCTTATTTCGAAAATATTGTGGACAAAATAAAATGCCCTGTTATCGATGTGACAAATAAAGCTGTTGAAGAGACTGCTAATATTATTTTTAATTTATATTACCGCGCTAAGAACAATCATTTCTAA
- a CDS encoding DUF188 domain-containing protein encodes MATSRSIEVIFIASYAHMKRHEDGTNWKYVDSSKEAVDMFIMNAVKANDVVVTQDIGLAATLLPKRVYVLTPRGNILEEKDIGTALDMRYLSAKARRRGIYGKGPKPFEEKDRQKFKKSFGIVLSKVAGE; translated from the coding sequence ATGGCTACAAGCAGATCTATTGAGGTAATTTTTATCGCTTCCTATGCTCACATGAAACGGCATGAAGACGGAACAAACTGGAAGTATGTTGACAGTAGCAAGGAAGCAGTAGATATGTTTATTATGAATGCCGTAAAGGCAAATGATGTAGTAGTAACACAGGATATTGGATTGGCAGCAACACTGCTGCCCAAAAGAGTTTATGTTCTTACTCCAAGAGGAAATATCCTTGAGGAAAAAGATATTGGGACAGCTCTGGATATGCGCTATCTTTCTGCTAAAGCAAGAAGAAGAGGCATATACGGAAAAGGACCTAAGCCATTTGAAGAAAAGGATCGGCAGAAATTCAAAAAAAGTTTCGGAATCGTTTTGTCGAAAGTTGCAGGAGAATAA
- the dnaG gene encoding DNA primase, translated as MVERIPDEKVNEVKQAIDIVDVIGEHVALTKQGRNYLGLCPFHGEKTPSFSVSPEKQIFHCFGCHAGGNVFTFLMDLQGYSFQEAAFHLAERANVDLGVELQESSNKPAISKDLQQMMDAHDQLTKFYHHILVNTTDAEHALQYLLDRGFTKEVIEKFQIGYAPNQWDFAVKYLKKYDTSLMEKAGLIIKSEKGDKYFDRFRDRIMFPIYDRNGNPIAFSGRTLGDSTPKYLNSPETPIFNKSSTLYNFHMARPSIRKTQHSVLFEGFADVIAANRAGVENSVGTMGTSLTDEHIAILKRNSRTITICYDSDSAGIEAAYRAGKMLAGANCTVKVAMLPDGLDPDDYLNKYGEEKLQHEIMQASVPFMSFKLIYHRRGKNLQNEGDKLSYIEQVLGEIAKLGNAVEKDLYLRQLSSEFSISLDALKMQEEELAGRQTINKPNKSINAPVKQYSVRKRSNHLLPAYHTAERRLIAHMLKSEDIVLKVREALQDRTFNIDEHQAIFTYLLAFYETGQSSDSSAFLNFIRDGELQRIVADIDMMEVNEEVSDQELTDYLKQLLNYEKMLEINEKKALQKEAERQNDFLKAAEIGMEVMLLVKSLK; from the coding sequence ATGGTTGAGCGCATTCCTGATGAGAAAGTAAACGAGGTCAAACAGGCAATTGACATAGTTGATGTCATTGGGGAGCATGTTGCATTAACAAAGCAAGGACGCAATTATTTGGGATTGTGTCCATTTCATGGCGAAAAAACCCCCTCATTTTCCGTTTCACCTGAAAAGCAGATATTTCATTGCTTTGGCTGTCACGCAGGAGGAAATGTATTTACCTTTCTAATGGACTTACAAGGCTATTCCTTCCAGGAAGCAGCTTTCCATCTGGCAGAAAGAGCGAATGTTGATCTCGGTGTAGAATTGCAGGAATCAAGCAATAAGCCTGCCATTTCTAAAGACTTGCAGCAAATGATGGATGCTCACGATCAGTTAACTAAATTTTACCATCATATTCTTGTAAATACAACGGATGCTGAGCATGCTTTACAGTATTTGCTTGACAGGGGCTTTACAAAAGAGGTCATTGAGAAGTTTCAAATTGGCTATGCACCGAATCAGTGGGATTTTGCGGTGAAGTATTTAAAGAAATATGACACTTCATTAATGGAAAAAGCCGGTTTAATTATCAAAAGTGAAAAAGGGGATAAATATTTTGACCGCTTCCGCGATCGGATAATGTTTCCTATTTATGATCGAAATGGCAATCCAATTGCATTTTCCGGACGTACACTAGGGGACTCAACTCCCAAATATTTAAACAGTCCGGAGACACCAATTTTCAATAAAAGCAGCACCCTATATAATTTTCATATGGCGAGGCCAAGCATAAGAAAAACACAGCATTCTGTCCTGTTTGAGGGATTTGCTGATGTGATTGCTGCTAACCGTGCAGGTGTGGAAAATAGTGTCGGGACGATGGGAACATCCCTAACGGATGAGCATATTGCTATTTTAAAGCGAAATTCCCGAACGATAACCATTTGCTATGATTCAGACTCAGCAGGAATCGAAGCAGCCTACCGTGCAGGAAAAATGCTGGCTGGTGCCAATTGTACAGTTAAGGTTGCCATGCTTCCAGATGGTCTGGATCCGGATGATTACCTTAACAAATATGGGGAAGAAAAACTGCAGCATGAAATCATGCAGGCGAGCGTTCCGTTTATGAGCTTTAAGCTCATATATCATCGCAGAGGAAAAAATCTGCAAAATGAAGGAGATAAGCTTAGCTATATAGAACAAGTATTGGGAGAAATAGCTAAGCTTGGGAATGCAGTCGAAAAAGACCTTTATTTAAGGCAGCTGTCATCGGAATTTTCCATCTCTCTCGATGCATTAAAAATGCAGGAGGAAGAGCTTGCCGGCAGGCAAACAATAAATAAGCCAAATAAAAGCATTAATGCGCCAGTTAAGCAATATAGTGTAAGAAAAAGATCCAACCACTTATTGCCGGCATACCATACTGCCGAACGAAGGCTGATTGCCCATATGCTTAAAAGTGAGGATATTGTATTGAAGGTCCGGGAAGCTTTGCAAGACAGGACATTCAATATTGATGAACATCAAGCGATTTTCACTTATTTGCTGGCTTTTTATGAAACAGGACAAAGTTCAGATTCAAGCGCCTTCCTTAATTTCATCCGTGACGGTGAACTGCAGCGGATTGTGGCAGACATTGACATGATGGAAGTAAATGAGGAGGTCAGCGATCAAGAGCTTACCGATTATTTGAAACAGCTGTTGAATTACGAAAAAATGCTGGAAATTAATGAAAAGAAAGCATTGCAAAAAGAAGCAGAGCGACAAAATGATTTTCTAAAGGCAGCAGAAATAGGAATGGAAGTCATGTTGTTAGTAAAATCATTAAAATAA
- the rpoD gene encoding RNA polymerase sigma factor RpoD, protein MAEKSARSKEVETELTLDQVKEQLTEVGKKTGVLAYDDIAEKLASFELDSHQMDEFYEVLGDQGIELVGDGEDEPPNVQELAKGEEEFDLNDLSVPPGVKINDPVRMYLKEIGRVDLLSAKEEIVLAKRIMEGDEEAKRRLAEANLRLVVSIAKRYVGRGMMFLDLIQEGNMGLIKAVEKFDYEKGFKFSTYATWWIRQAITRAIADQARTIRIPVHMVETINKLIRVQRQLLQDLGREPTPEEIGEDMDLTPDKVREILKIAQEPVSLETPIGEEDDSHLGDFIEDQDATSPSEHAAYELLKEQLEDVLDTLTDREENVLRLRFGLDDGRTRTLEEVGKVFGVTRERIRQIEAKALRKLRHPSRSKRLKDFLE, encoded by the coding sequence ATGGCTGAAAAGTCAGCCCGTTCAAAAGAGGTTGAAACGGAATTGACCCTTGATCAGGTAAAGGAACAATTAACAGAAGTTGGAAAGAAAACTGGGGTGCTTGCATATGATGATATTGCAGAAAAATTAGCCAGTTTTGAATTAGACTCCCATCAAATGGATGAGTTCTATGAAGTATTAGGTGATCAAGGAATAGAGCTTGTTGGAGATGGCGAGGATGAGCCACCGAATGTTCAAGAGCTTGCAAAAGGCGAGGAAGAGTTCGATCTTAATGATTTAAGTGTGCCTCCTGGCGTTAAAATAAATGACCCTGTACGTATGTACTTGAAGGAAATTGGTCGTGTAGACCTACTTTCCGCAAAAGAAGAAATTGTATTGGCAAAGCGCATCATGGAAGGCGATGAAGAAGCAAAACGACGCCTTGCAGAAGCAAACTTAAGACTTGTAGTAAGTATCGCGAAGCGTTATGTCGGCCGTGGAATGATGTTCCTTGATTTGATTCAGGAAGGAAATATGGGCCTAATCAAAGCAGTTGAAAAATTCGACTACGAAAAAGGATTCAAATTCAGTACGTATGCGACATGGTGGATTCGTCAGGCAATTACAAGAGCAATTGCGGACCAAGCCCGCACAATTCGTATTCCAGTCCATATGGTCGAAACAATTAACAAACTGATTCGTGTTCAGCGTCAGTTGCTTCAGGACTTAGGCCGCGAACCGACTCCGGAAGAAATTGGAGAGGATATGGATCTTACACCAGATAAAGTAAGAGAAATCTTAAAGATTGCACAAGAGCCTGTTTCCTTGGAAACACCGATCGGGGAAGAAGATGATTCTCATTTAGGTGATTTCATTGAAGACCAAGATGCAACATCTCCATCAGAGCATGCAGCATATGAGCTTCTTAAAGAACAGCTTGAAGATGTTCTTGATACATTAACAGACCGTGAAGAAAATGTCTTAAGACTTCGTTTTGGTTTGGATGATGGACGTACGAGAACACTTGAAGAAGTCGGAAAAGTATTTGGGGTTACGCGTGAACGTATTCGCCAAATTGAAGCTAAAGCACTTAGAAAGCTTAGACATCCTAGCCGCAGCAAAAGACTGAAAGATTTCTTAGAATAA
- a CDS encoding LTA synthase family protein, whose translation MEDNRKTVIIQEILYWKQNKMLPEHYCDYLLTLYTEGNRIEEEELPKQKEKQKHYISSAIFLLFIPITVGFLYFTELSFILQMAISLIFLIISVAGIYYYQVKGLGNDIPVTVAAFIVLLFSVKAVLEYFPEQIIFLYIILAINCIIWFWVGRKFKLIYFSISSYIGFLMIVLLVFMSFR comes from the coding sequence ATGGAGGATAATAGAAAAACAGTGATTATCCAAGAAATACTTTATTGGAAACAAAATAAAATGCTTCCGGAACATTACTGCGATTATTTGCTCACCCTTTATACTGAAGGCAACAGAATAGAAGAGGAAGAGCTGCCAAAGCAAAAAGAAAAACAAAAACATTATATTTCCAGTGCAATCTTTTTATTGTTTATTCCGATTACAGTAGGTTTCTTATATTTTACTGAATTGTCTTTCATTTTGCAAATGGCTATTTCACTAATTTTTCTGATAATTTCAGTGGCAGGCATTTACTATTATCAGGTGAAGGGTCTTGGAAACGATATTCCCGTAACAGTAGCGGCTTTTATTGTCCTGCTGTTCAGTGTCAAAGCTGTACTTGAATATTTTCCTGAACAAATAATATTCTTATATATTATTTTAGCGATAAATTGTATCATTTGGTTTTGGGTAGGGCGAAAATTTAAGCTCATTTATTTTTCGATATCCTCCTATATCGGTTTTTTGATGATAGTGCTCCTCGTTTTTATGTCTTTTCGCTAA
- a CDS encoding tRNA (adenine(22)-N(1))-methyltransferase → MNTDRLSNRLETVAKYIPAGAKFADIGSDHAYLPCYMLKKQKASFAIAGEVVDGPFLSAQKQVVNEGLSDVISVRKGNGLEVINDGEVDCITIAGMGGSLIAAILDDGKDKLRSVKRLVLQPNVSAYSIRIWLVENDWSLVTEEIIEEDDKIYEVLVAEKGEGKKPYSSHIDAELLLGPYLSKEKNQAFQKKWSIEKANWERIIGRLETANETEETAAKRQELSWKIALVQEVLGNESN, encoded by the coding sequence ATGAATACAGACAGATTATCTAATCGTCTTGAAACAGTGGCAAAATACATACCGGCAGGAGCAAAATTCGCAGATATCGGTTCAGACCATGCTTATTTGCCATGCTATATGCTGAAAAAACAGAAAGCTTCTTTTGCAATTGCAGGAGAAGTAGTTGATGGACCGTTTCTATCTGCTCAGAAGCAGGTCGTAAATGAAGGCCTTTCAGATGTTATTTCAGTTAGGAAAGGAAACGGATTGGAAGTCATAAACGATGGAGAAGTAGACTGCATCACAATCGCCGGAATGGGAGGCTCTTTAATAGCGGCAATTTTGGATGATGGAAAGGACAAGCTGCGTTCAGTTAAACGACTTGTTCTTCAGCCGAACGTTAGCGCCTATTCAATCAGGATTTGGCTTGTGGAGAATGACTGGTCCTTAGTGACAGAAGAGATTATCGAAGAGGACGATAAGATATATGAAGTGCTTGTCGCTGAAAAAGGAGAAGGGAAAAAACCTTATTCTTCTCATATTGATGCAGAGCTTCTGCTTGGTCCATATTTAAGCAAAGAAAAAAATCAAGCCTTCCAAAAGAAGTGGAGCATTGAAAAAGCAAACTGGGAAAGAATCATTGGCCGCTTAGAAACTGCTAATGAAACAGAGGAGACTGCTGCTAAACGACAGGAGCTATCATGGAAAATTGCACTCGTACAGGAGGTACTCGGAAATGAAAGCAATTAA